One Ranitomeya variabilis isolate aRanVar5 chromosome 5, aRanVar5.hap1, whole genome shotgun sequence DNA window includes the following coding sequences:
- the TNFAIP8L3 gene encoding tumor necrosis factor alpha-induced protein 8-like protein 3, producing the protein MDTDSGDLSEGELSPGPENFSSKSFAVQAQKKILSKMATKTMANMLIDDISSEIFDELFKATKEHVRNKKEAHKILKDLIKVAVKVGILYRNKQFSPEELEIVEKLRKKLNQTAMTAVSFYEVEYTFDKSVLSGLLHECQALLHELVQRHLTPKSHGRINRVFNHFSDVEFLTALYSLDGSCRPYLKRICEGVNKLLDERVI; encoded by the coding sequence GTCCCGAAAATTTCAGCTCCAAGAGTTTTGCCGTACAAGCCCAGAAGAAAATTCTGAGCAAGATGGCTACAAAGACGATGGCAAATATGCTTATTGATGACATAAGCAGTGAGATCTTTGATGAACTTTTCAAAGCAACTAAGGAGCACGTGAGGAATAAGAAAGAGGCTcacaaaatcctgaaggaccttatCAAGGTTGCAGTAAAAGTTGGCATTCTATATAGGAATAAGCAGTTCAGTCCTGAAGAACTAGAGATTGTGGAGAAACTCAGGAAAAAGCTCAACCAGACTGCAATGACAGCAGTTAGCTTCTACGAAGTGGAATACACATTTGATAAAAGTGTTCTTTCCGGACTTCTACATGAATGCCAAGCCCTACTTCATGAATTGGTACAGCGTCACTTGACACCTAAATCTCACGGTCGTATCAACAGGGTCTTTAATCATTTTTCAGATGTTGAATTCCTTACCGCCCTTTATAGCCTTGATGGAAGCTGCAGGCCATACCTCAAAAGGATTTGTGAAGGCGTCAATAAATTGCTTGATGAAAGAGTTATTTAA